The following DNA comes from Anastrepha obliqua isolate idAnaObli1 chromosome 1, idAnaObli1_1.0, whole genome shotgun sequence.
ATTAACGAAGTAAAGTTGGCAGCAAtgtttgttgacatttttggaaagggttgCAAGTGAGTTATACAAGTTCAATAAATCATTTTCACGTCATaacattattttgaataaaataattcagGCAGATGAAACAGATCGCAAAAAAGTAAGTGATGTTTTATGCTattctaacaacaacaacagctaaaCGGTAGAaactttgaagaaaaacaaaaaaaaaaaacagctataTAGTAGGTACTGGAATACCTTGATCTATAGTTTCATTCGTCTCTAAAAGGCGACATAAGtcacatttgaaatttttcatatgtttATTTTGTTGATATAACACATTTGTTAATCACTCGCTGAGAAAtgtatgataaaaaataatatcaaagcGTTGAAAATATAAAACGGAATCAATTACAAGTACATTGGCCCGTAGTCataagaaagttaaaaaaaggttttgacaattaaaattgtgttttataataacataaaatgcATTTACTAACAAAAgcgagttttaattttaaaattaagagaattataattttaaaatattaaaataaggtTCTTAGTTTCTCCTTTGTTGCATTTTGTTTCTCATttctaaatgtaaataaaaatcagctGTCACAGGGTGAACTAACTAAAATACTGGTATTTCTTTATATTGCCGaataaatttttccttttcgtATGAATTGGTCTGTTCTCTCTCATTTCAGCTTTAACATATCCATGATTGCCAGAATTTTAAAAACGATTTGAAGTCAGAATTTGATTTTAACTAAGATGTGTTTTAACGTTGAACTATTACATTAAATTTAAGTGTCTTTCAATTATCTAGTTATAGATGTACGAAACTTAAAATGTGTATTTTCAGATTACGTACTATCAAATACAACTCTATCAAGCTATCAGAGGAATAATGCAATGTGTACACGCTCCAACAAATTAAAATGATTTAGGTTGCTTTTTAGTAAACAGGTTGtaacaagaaaaatatattgttcAACTTTAGTATTCGTATATTCATCGTGCTGAACAATTCGAAAAAATCAAGAATTAAGTTAAATTTGTTCTTTAATaataattcatgaaatttttttggtgtGTGACAATCAAGTGTCAATACGTTGTGaaaagtttttcttcatagaaattattttggtggaatattttgatgtttttagtttctttacactcgtaaaaataatgatctttacacagaaaacacagtgttgtatgtcaaaaagtatggttattaatttattattatttaataatctcagattttgggagagaaattttgtatccGAAATCTTGCTTTTTAATTAAGGACTAGAAGTTAGGCACGAAAATGGAggtcatctacttatatgtgaacgtattattacggTTCTTTTCTCAAATTGTTAAACTCTCACAAGACAAATGCGTATCATTTTccacccattttttaaaagtaagGGTAAACGTTATACAGCTTATTTGTgtacacaaataaaatattcaatcttACAAATACCAGACGTGAGTCCATTGTATTCAATCTATATACAcatgttttattataatataataatatataatgtgTGCGAGTGTTGAATTTTCttgttatattttcatatgaaatacgCAACATTTATTTTCGCAATGTTAATGCAGATgacatttttcgccaaaaaacacttaaaacacTGATTGGCTGATGTCCCTTGACAagtgtttaacaaaatttagcctgtgttagtgatatacgaaaagtATCAAACAATGATACTTTGCCGCCGTCTGAACAATAACTGATTGGACGGGTGTGAAATAATTATGCAAATTTTGGCTCCCGATAAGATTGGTTACTCATATATGAAAACTAATCAACACAATCTCACTCATATAGCTTCGGGGCTATCTAAACAACGATTGATTTACGAGTGTGTAAATGCATGTGAGCTGATATACGGTTCGGTtagtaatataacaaaaaattcaacacaaTTTCcgctcatgttgcttcgttgctatcTGCATAACGGCTGATTGGACGACTGTGTAAATACATGTGGAATgttcgtgcagaattcggctgaatctcccaagtgacgtgacagccgaagttCACCTCACAATCGTTGATTCTTAATGAGGCTAAGTTGCCGGTAGCATAACCACATGGAAGGTAATGGAGTACCTTAAttatgttttacatataaaaggaATGTGAATGATTAAAGGTAACATGTCGGCATGGATaaagatttgtttattttatattattccaaATTGTTACGTTACTTTTACAGTTGTTTGTTTGACAAAAATTGCAGCCGTCAAAAGCaaactgaaattttaaattgtagGGAAAGTAAAATGATGAAACGACGAATTTAttggttaattatttttttttcctcgaTAAAGTCAAGAGAGGCTTTAAACTGTCTGAAATGAAAGCAGAAGCAAAGCGTGAAACAGCGTCAAAGTTGGGAGAactttattatatacatatctgcatgcgtagaaaaaaatatttaataaactataaataaataaccggttctcagcaaatttgaaggaatcagctgattttctgaCGTAATAAGGGATATGACAGCTATTTGCTTACAACAGAGGTCGTCAAAAAATTAGATCGTGTTTGTGatctaaaaaaaatctgctcagcCACTACTCATGTTGCTTCGTTACTGTTGGAACGTTATCTTTGAGAATGAGTGTGAAATGAGCTGGAACAATTTTTCCATCATTTCAGTGTAGACGATAAAAAACgacgagcatttttttttaattttcctgttCCATTTTTCAAGCTCTGAACCTCACACAACAACAATTAGTAACTACTGACGAGAAATTGGTGCTCGTacgcatgatggaaagaataatgagatggcgcctatagtggtcccgttactttgctctcagcgaatttgacaactagttacgtggttttagctccagtatggccagattaccattttcgtaacttgatttagcattttttttgttatttttataattttttgtctcggagttttagttctttcttcatgatatttttctagttgttctaattaaaatgtcatgtttataattttgtaaaatatacattttttaataattatttaaataattcactcagttttatttagctttactttttttaacatctggtggcattgcccgcgagtgcaggtgttgttggtgttcttctgctttcggcagtcaaatctctctctcgctactgcggtgttgcctagctttggatataaaaacgcattaaaatgcccattcaaagaaaataacccaacaaatttttattgaatcacttttgtatgcgtgacaaattgtctttaaaatgtgcgttttttttttaaataaatgtgtcatgcttatgttcaatttaatttatgaggtttttttgttaagcgagactcttttgttaagggaacgacttttttgctatatttgaaattatgtaactagataaggtactctttttgtaaaaatgtcgttatggtttcttcgatattttctggtattttgttgcttatttttactatgaatccACCTTATGATGCCTTATGTCCCAGcaaggattgaggaccggaagaaacgattacactcCTATGGTTTTTATTCgcattaattaaattcaaacgctttttaaaatgtgtaaaaaggttttcaatctgaagaagagttgagagaggggcatttaatatttttgcataaccttaaatggagccaaaaattaaatttgcactttcaaattatcaaattttataagagtaaaaaaattttcattagcactaaaatcttctcagagtgaccttttttaaccttttttttgtttaataatatagtttgttttttaacttaaagttttggtagctttaaattaaaaaaaagaaacaaacacgaaacttcaaaattttcgcattttcggtataaaaaagcagtaaatttattgcgaagagcaaatggttggcaatactgcacaactcagcaaacgtgacgtcacgtacgctctgatgggcgcaatcttgtttctatcatcaTGCTCGTACGTGTAGGGTCCGCCTAAGATCGTGAATATTTTCTGAGAACATAtgtttattcttatttatttcatagATAACATTTATTTGATAGGGCTACAAATTCCAGCCAACGAAagcattaaaagttttaaatttgtgtctaaaatcaatcgaaatGAATTTAATAACAGCCATAAAGTTGTATGTAGAGAAAATGTGTAATGAATCAGGGCCAGGCATGAAGACCATACTGCTGGACAAAGATACGGTACGCACATAACACGCATATCGTTTAAATATTTGagcagcaaatttattttaattaattctaaTATCACCTGTAGACAAGCATAATATCAATGGCTTTCAGCCAATCGGACATGCTACAACGTGAGGTGTACTTGTTTGAGCGACTCGATTCGGGGCGTTCCAATGAACGCATGAAGAACCTAAAATGCATCGTATTCATTAGACCTACAAAACAAAATGTGCTGCTACTAGCCGATGAACTTCGCAGCCCCAAGTACGgatcttattttatttgtaagtaATGATATATATTTCACTGCATATTCATTAATTCTTTTTTGTAGATTTCAGTAACATAATTCCACGTACCGATATTAAATACCTGGCTGAATGCGATGAAAGTGAGTCAGTACGCGAGGTGAAAGAAGTGTACGCTGACTATCTTTGCGTTAATCCGAATTTGTTTTCGCTCAATATAAATTGCAGCATTAATCGACTCAATTGGTTACCTGAGGCACTCGGTCGCACTGTACAGGGCGTATTGGCTGTACTATTATCGCTGAAGCTTAATCCGGTCATACGTTATCGTGCCGGTTCGGCAATGGCGCAAACATTGGCAAAACAAATATATGAGCAAATTTGCAAAGAATCGAgcctttttgatttttcacgCACACACGAGAATGGTGCTGCGCCACCGTTACTGCTTATATTAGATCGTCGTGACGATCCTGTCTCGCCATTGTTGCATCAATGGACTTACCAAGCAATGGTTCATGAACTGCTGGGCATACATAACAATCGCGTCGATCTATCCAACATAAACGGCATACCGAAGGATTATAAGGAATTGGTGTTGTCTGGTGATCAGGACGAGTTCTAcggtaaaaatatgtatgcaaatttcgGTGAAATCGGTTCGACAATAAAAAATCTAATGGAGGAGTTTCAGCGTAAAGCCAAGGATCAAAGGAAGGTGGAAAGTATAGCTGATATGAAGAATTTCATTGAAACCTATCCACAGTTCAAAAAAATGTCCGGCACAGTACAAAAACATCTTTGCATAATGGGTGAATTATCGGCACTCACGTCGAAACGAAATCTTTTCGAGGTATCCGAGCTGGAACAGGAAGTAGCCTGTAAAGCCGAACACTCGGCACAGCTACAACGCATACGAAAAATTATAGCCGATGAACGCATTTCAGTGGATGATGCCATCAAATTGGTGGCACTCTATGCGCTACGATATGAACGTCACGCAAATTGTGATACTTCCAGTCTGTTGCAAATCATTAAAACGCGTGGCGGCCGCACAGCAATTGTGCCCAGTTTAATTGAATATGCGGGTACGCATATGCGGCAGGGAGAGATTTTCAATTTAGTACGCATTTCCGATGCAGTTAAGCTGACGCGTAATTTAATtaaggttaaaaaaataatacgaaaaaGTGTGaatcgattttaataattttctcttCTGTAGGGCTTAAAAGGCGTGGAGAATGTTTTCACACAGCACTCGCCGCTGATCAAAGAAACATTAGAGGAGGTTTTTAAGGGTCGTGAACTAGATCCAATGTATCCGGCGATTAACTCTGAACTTGTGCCATTCCGTCGCCCACCGCAAGAGGTGGTCGTGTTTATGGTTGGTGGCGCTACGTATGAAGAGGCACTAGCGGTGCATCAGCTTAATAATGTGGGCTACAAAGTAATACTGGGCGGCACTACTATTCACAATTCTGAAAGTTTCATTAATGAAGTGTTGAACGCCACTGAGGGCATACAATTCAAACATACCAAAACAATGTTAAAATACATTTCCAGTGACAATTATTAGATTATGCAGTAATGATCACAAGTGGACGTATTGCATTATGTTTGCCTATATATTCTTGTATATACAGATATTTTTAACATAGAAATCTTCGCATATACCATATTAGGATTTACGACAAAACAACCTGTTATGCACTAATTTGCTGATTTCCAGTGCTATACTTAATGGATTTTAATCATTCATAGCTGCACCTCAGGAATTCATtttaatcgaaatttaaaatttccttgCGAAAGATTCATTGTTCCAATAGCAAAACCTGCTAAACTGAGAAGATGGGTTGTTTTGTCGAAAAACTACAAATAcccacatatatatttattatattcttcgtatttacatataaattttgttaattaagtatatatgtattttatttattataccacCATCGGTATATTGCAGTGCCGCTGCAGTACTTTAAgaaataatacacaacaccacgtatttaattcataaaaaacattGCTCACCCACTTCAAATATTCTCCTAGTTTACTATTTGTAGATCATTCCATAATAAAACACTGCTTTAggttgcatacatatatataatcgCCTTTATTGAGTTTATTTGAGGTTTGCAATTGTTTCCATTTTGTCTAAACTAACTTCCtgtaacaaaaataagtgtatctttttatttttaacttatgTACCGTAGTCGAGTAacaacaaatgtaaatttgtcaaagaaaaatgtattgttccgatatttaaataaattaatgaaataataaaatatttatttttacctatTCTTTTGTCATTTAcatacgaaatcgaagttgtccTTGCAATTGTTTAAGTTTTCTGCAGACGACGGGTCGCACGACGTATCGGACGTTCAGCAGCACCACTGCTAATGCCACCAGGTGctgcaaatatatttgcaaCAGCAGAAGGTGCAGCGCCTGCCGCTGGCGTAGCAGCAGTTGAAGTGCCAGCTGAAAAACTAAATGCAGGAGCAGGAGTTTGTTGTGAGTTACCAACGCCTTGTGCAGCTCCTCCAAATATACTACTTGCGTTCGCACCAAGTGCAGCAGGAATATTACCGCTACTGCCGAACGTGAATGTTTTGTTAGTTGTTGCATCACTATTAGTGCTACCGAAACTAAATGGAGCGGCGCTGGTGGACGCAGCTGAACCGGAGTTAGCAGTACCTCCGAATGCAAACTGTGTGGCATTGGATGCCAATGTTGGGGGTGAAACTACAGCCTTATTCGCCGCTGTAGTGGCGGAGAATGAGAAACCACCGGCTGCCGGTTTACTTGTTGCAGCGGCAAAGGGATTAGGTGCAGCGTTGTTGCTTATGGCCGTGCTGGCGCCAAAACTAAATGATTTATTAGTTTGATTGCTACTGGCGGCTGCAAGTGCACTGAAGGTGTTGTTACCGCTGGTGGTGCTTCCCGCGTTTGTCGTGGCACCACCGAATATAGATTTGCTGGCATCAGTAATGTTTGTGCTGGTACCACCAAAGTTAAATGCAGGTTTGGCCATGCCTGTATTGGATGCGGGCGCTGTCTGATTGGGTAGCGCCGCAGTTGCTGAGCCGAATATATTGCTCGACGGTGTGTTGCTACTGGTGGCTGCACCAGTAGTGGCTGTTCCAAAACTAAAACCGCCTGCGGGAGCGGCGGTGGTAGGTCCTGCAGAAGGCGCTGATGCAGATTTTTGGGCATTGTTGGCAGCGAAGGAGAAAGGCGTTGTAGATGATATACTAGTTACTCCGAATGTAGGTGTTGAAGATGTCACACTAGCACCGAATGCAGGTGTTGAAGATGTCACACTAGCACCGAATGCCGGAGTTGCTCCTTGACCCGCAACTGCACCAAATGTAAAAGTGCCCGGTTGAGTCGTGGTGGGAGCCGCTGCTTGCAAGCTGTTGGTACCTGCACTATTGTTACCAAACAACTTGCTGTCGCTTGCTGCAGGAGCGCTACCAAATGCGAACAGATTTCCGCTTGAAGAGTTTGTCTTAGTTGCACCACCAAGTGGGTTAACACCACTCTCCCCAACACCACCGAAACTGAAGACTGGCTTATTGGTATTTGCGTTTGTTGTGTTCACAGTTGTTGGAGTATTTTGTGTGCCGGCGCTAAAAGAGAAAGGTGTTGCGATTGTAGCTGTTGCAGTGCTAGTTGCTGTGGTTGATTTTTGGCCACCAAAAGAGAAAAGATTGGTTGCAGCTCCAGCAAGGGTTCCTGAATTGGTTGTAGCTGTGGCAACACTACCAAATGAAAACGTAGAGTTTGTGGCGGCCGCAGTAGTCGTTTGAGTTGTCATAGAGGCCGCTCCAAAAGCAATCGGCTTTGTAGCCGATGACGTCGGCGCTGTAAATGCATTATTCGTCGCTCCTCCGCCAAACAAACTTAAAGTTTGAGGAGCAGCTGTTGTCACCTGGCCTGCCGTCGGAGGAGCCGAGGCTGAAGtggcagttgttgtttttgcggcTGCACCGAAAGTGAAAGTGTTGGAAGCAACAGTAGTTGTGACTGCAGGCGTTGCACTGCCACCAAAATTGAAAGTTGGTTTCACAATCCCTGCGGGTGTGCTAGTGGGAGCAGTGCCGAAAGTGAATATTTGTTTGGGTGCTTCTGTGCTTCCTTGCGACGAAGTTGATGCTACAGTTGCGGCAAAGCTGGCAAATGCAGTTGGAGCAGTTACTGTGGGTGCCCCTGTTGAAAGCTCTGGATTCTTTGTTGCTCCAAATTTAAATCCATCAATGCTGTCTAGTTTTGTAATTGTAGCTGTTGTCATCACTACACTAGTTGACGTCGGTGCAGTAGTTGTTAATGTTGCATTAGTCGCAGTATCGCTAGATGTAGTGCTTTTTATTGGGGCGCCGAATGAAAATCCCTGAAGCTGAGGTACAGCTCCAATACCAGTTGCTATTGTGCCCGCAACTGATTTGGTGCCTTCGGTAGTTGCTGTAGAAGTGGCGTTGAAATTAAAAGTAGGCGCTGCTATGTTTGTATTAGCAAAGTTGAGTGTAGCCTTTTGAGGTGTTAATTTTATGCCAACCAAAGGCGAAGTAGACTTTGCGGTAGCACCTGACGTTGATGGTGACACATTTGTTGTGGCTGCGCTGCTTTGTGTGTTCGCCGAGGGTGTTAATTTGAAACCTCCAAGGGTAGAAGATGCCATTGTTGGGCTGGTAGCAAGAGATGAAGTAGAGCTACTTGCTGTAGCTGAACTAGTCGGTGAGTTTATTGTCTTCACAGTGGTATTGGGCACAAGTTTTGTAGAAACTGTTGCATCTGGTGGTGTAATTACTGATTTATTTGGGGCTTTCATTGTAAAATTAGTAACTGTAGATGTTGTGCTTGTGGTTGCAGTTGAACTGGATGTAGTAGATACTTTACTAGCCGTGTTCTCCTTAGAACCAATaggtttgatttgttttgtagCGTCATCTGGCATCTTATTCAATAGTTTGTCGACTTCATCGTCACCTTCCTCGCCCTGATAAATTTCCCCGCGCAAACCACTCAGCATCATTGCTAATTTCGATTTTTGTGTTCGTTCAATTAATggattctttttatttattatcgcaGAACTCTTTTTCGGTTTCACGAATTGTATATCAGCGCATTCACCCTCATCTAAATTAGTGCTGTTTTCTACAACTGCTTCATCAGTACGGTTCATTTGATTGGAGTTACCAGATTCATTGTAGTTACGATTGAAAAGAGTTATTTTCGGTTTACTGTAAATTTTGCTAGACACCAGAGGGGGTTCTGACACGGTGCGTTTGAGCACATCTGTTGTTTCCGCAGATATTTCAGACgttttttctgtatatttcgAAGGTACCATCATGGTGTCGCTTTGAGATAACGGTATCGTTGATACCGGCACAATTGGCGTACAGCTcaaactttttgctacctgCTGGAAACGTAAGTCGCATTGTTGGCGTTGTAtctttgatttttgtgtttcatactCTTCAACCCTGGATGGTGATGAGTTCTGGATCGATGAGCGCTGCTGTTCATAAAATTTGCGCTTGTTTGCATGTATGAGGCTTGAGCTAAGTGAACTAGTAATATCATTATTATAGCTACAAAGTCGCTTTTTTGCAGTTTGCTCTGGCGAACGTTGCGTTTGCTTTGGCGAATTTGTGTTCTTAACTGTAGTCCCACTTGTTACACTGTTCTGAGTATAGTGTAGTGGGTACTCTTGTGGGGCTACTATATGCTCCCGTTGTCTTTTATAACTCTGCACGGCAGTAGTCATTGTTGAAGTGACCAAACCGCTATGCATACCCATTTTCATCAGGTCCCCCGTAGGTGCTGGCTGTTCGTAAGGTGAATCGTTACAATCTTGGTTGCAGTATTTCTTATTCGTATCATGGATACCATCTGCATCCTGAACATAATAGATATTGAAAACGTTGCTAATTACATCTAagaatttatttcattgtaCACTTACATCACTGTTTATGCGTTTGCGTGAGATCTCCTTAAGAACGTCGAGTACACTTCGAGTTGGAGCCAATTCATTCTCCGTTGGAGGCGGATGCAAAATAGGTCGATTTTCACATGAGATCTCTTCATCACTCTTCTGTACACTAATCACAGAATTTGAACGCAATAAGCTTGAAAGAGTGTTACCATAGAAAACAGATTTctctgaaaattaaaaaggattcAATTAAAAGTATGTAGTTAGCGTTCCAAATGCATTCTTAAACTTACTTGGTGGTGCAATTCGTGTTATCGATACATTTTGCTGTGTTGCTCTATAGGGTAACTCAGTTTTTTGCAATTGCGCTATAGAAGATTGACCAGATTTGCTGTACAGATTACCTGCTGACATACTGCGATTTAAACGTGCGCCATTTTCATGATATTGTACGATACGGGACACCAACCCACGGCTCTGAACATCAGCATATACTCTAAGAAATTTGTATCAAAACAATTTTGATGTCAGAAGAGGCCATGCCAgggttatttataatattaatggCTAAAGCgacattaaaaataagaaaatttggcaaataatggcacttaaatatttttacaaattttaacattttttgaatatttattatttttgtataaaaatatagcaaaaaaaaaaaaataacaaaaaccatatatacttttatacaaaaacagTGAGCATTCAAAAACTTATAATAATCAAAATGTTTATGTGCTATCATTTTGTCGCAGGTTAGATTACCTAGGATCAATTTTACTGAGGTTCATTCTGGCACGCTGCGTCGCTGTTGATCTACTTTTATGCATCGCACTATTGTTGTTCAAACAAGTTATTGAATTGCTACGATTTTTTGGACTTATGGGGCTACCTCCCCAGCGGAATTGAACAGCACCActatgaataattaaaaatgtaatcattaaaataaatatgttggcAATGACTCTGATTCCTTACTTGCTTCTTTCACCAATGGCGCCAGTCGTTGCGGTGCCATTCAAATTAACACATGTCGATTCTGCGATAGGATTAGACAAATGCGTCATATTCAAAGTAAAACGTCTATCCATTGTTACATGATTGTCCATGACGCCACTAGCAAACTAGTTTTCTATGCTCCGAGTTCAATACGATGCGCAGCTGTGACCGCAATACGGGACCAGTAAACCCACCAACCACGGTTCAATTGGAAAGTCTTAGTATACCACAAATCAcacaatatataattttaaacagAAATTTGTCAGTTCTGCAAAGATTTCACTAAATTTCAAccttttttgtcttattttcaCAATAATTCGAAACTCCGCACGCAACGTGACAGACACTGACAAGACATATACTATATGTGCGATATTGCCAACGGTAGGATTTGAAATACAATAAAGTTGCCACTTGCTTTAATAAAAAGGGACGCCAGttcgtagaaattttttttgtttatgggaTACgatcatgattcaataataattgaatcatgggatGCGATACCACTTTATGCCGTTTAAGATCAGCGCTCAGTTTTTCAGTATATTTTTGGTaatccatttgaaaaaaaaacatttttttattcaatcaaTTAATGAAGAGTGTGGTATTTATTTTACAACTCGGGTTCCCGTAAAGTTGGTGTTTTGTATCACTAATTTCTCATTGTATCAATTACTGAAATTGTAGTATTAGTATCACTTGAACACTAATtacatttctttatattttcagcaacatatttatttttaaatatcgtttattatttcactattttaataactaaaatgtaaaaattaatggACGACGAAAATAAACTTTGACAAATAATGGCTGGTACTGCCACTTTATTGAAATAATATGTTAATtgcattttgtttattaataagtGTCTAGTGATTtagtaaaacagttattttcacacaaatcttttcctttatttcagtattatcagaaaaaatgtacaaacaataataattcaATATCTATAATTATAAGGAACTCGAAAAACGGaactgaaatgcaaaaaaaagtattattt
Coding sequences within:
- the LOC129241195 gene encoding mucin-5AC isoform X2, translating into MDNHVTMDRRFTLNMTHLSNPIAESTCVNLNGTATTGAIGERSNGAVQFRWGGSPISPKNRSNSITCLNNNSAMHKSRSTATQRARMNLSKIDPRVYADVQSRGLVSRIVQYHENGARLNRSMSAGNLYSKSGQSSIAQLQKTELPYRATQQNVSITRIAPPKKSVFYGNTLSSLLRSNSVISVQKSDEEISCENRPILHPPPTENELAPTRSVLDVLKEISRKRINSDDADGIHDTNKKYCNQDCNDSPYEQPAPTGDLMKMGMHSGLVTSTMTTAVQSYKRQREHIVAPQEYPLHYTQNSVTSGTTVKNTNSPKQTQRSPEQTAKKRLCSYNNDITSSLSSSLIHANKRKFYEQQRSSIQNSSPSRVEEYETQKSKIQRQQCDLRFQQVAKSLSCTPIVPVSTIPLSQSDTMMVPSKYTEKTSEISAETTDVLKRTVSEPPLVSSKIYSKPKITLFNRNYNESGNSNQMNRTDEAVVENSTNLDEGECADIQFVKPKKSSAIINKKNPLIERTQKSKLAMMLSGLRGEIYQGEEGDDEVDKLLNKMPDDATKQIKPIGSKENTASKVSTTSSSTATTSTTSTVTNFTMKAPNKSVITPPDATVSTKLVPNTTVKTINSPTSSATASSSTSSLATSPTMASSTLGGFKLTPSANTQSSAATTNVSPSTSGATAKSTSPLVGIKLTPQKATLNFANTNIAAPTFNFNATSTATTEGTKSVAGTIATGIGAVPQLQGFSFGAPIKSTTSSDTATNATLTTTAPTSTSVVMTTATITKLDSIDGFKFGATKNPELSTGAPTVTAPTAFASFAATVASTSSQGSTEAPKQIFTFGTAPTSTPAGIVKPTFNFGGSATPAVTTTVASNTFTFGAAAKTTTATSASAPPTAGQVTTAAPQTLSLFGGGATNNAFTAPTSSATKPIAFGAASMTTQTTTAAATNSTFSFGSVATATTNSGTLAGAATNLFSFGGQKSTTATSTATATIATPFSFSAGTQNTPTTVNTTNANTNKPVFSFGGVGESGVNPLGGATKTNSSSGNLFAFGSAPAASDSKLFGNNSAGTNSLQAAAPTTTQPGTFTFGAVAGQGATPAFGASVTSSTPTFGVTSISSTTPFSFAANNAQKSASAPSAGPTTAAPAGGFSFGTATTGAATSSNTPSSNIFGSATAALPNQTAPASNTGMAKPAFNFGGTSTNITDASKSIFGGATTNAGSTTSGNNTFSALAAASSNQTNKSFSFGASTAISNNAAPNPFAAATSKPAAGGFSFSATTAANKAVVSPPTLASNATQFAFGGTANSGSAASTSAAPFSFGSTNSDATTNKTFTFGSSGNIPAALGANASSIFGGAAQGVGNSQQTPAPAFSFSAGTSTAATPAAGAAPSAVANIFAAPGGISSGAAERPIRRATRRLQKT
- the LOC129241195 gene encoding mucin-5AC isoform X1 yields the protein MDNHVTMDRRFTLNMTHLSNPIAESTCVNLNGTATTGAIGERSNGAVQFRWGGSPISPKNRSNSITCLNNNSAMHKSRSTATQRARMNLSKIDPRVYADVQSRGLVSRIVQYHENGARLNRSMSAGNLYSKSGQSSIAQLQKTELPYRATQQNVSITRIAPPKKSVFYGNTLSSLLRSNSVISVQKSDEEISCENRPILHPPPTENELAPTRSVLDVLKEISRKRINSDDADGIHDTNKKYCNQDCNDSPYEQPAPTGDLMKMGMHSGLVTSTMTTAVQSYKRQREHIVAPQEYPLHYTQNSVTSGTTVKNTNSPKQTQRSPEQTAKKRLCSYNNDITSSLSSSLIHANKRKFYEQQRSSIQNSSPSRVEEYETQKSKIQRQQCDLRFQQVAKSLSCTPIVPVSTIPLSQSDTMMVPSKYTEKTSEISAETTDVLKRTVSEPPLVSSKIYSKPKITLFNRNYNESGNSNQMNRTDEAVVENSTNLDEGECADIQFVKPKKSSAIINKKNPLIERTQKSKLAMMLSGLRGEIYQGEEGDDEVDKLLNKMPDDATKQIKPIGSKENTASKVSTTSSSTATTSTTSTVTNFTMKAPNKSVITPPDATVSTKLVPNTTVKTINSPTSSATASSSTSSLATSPTMASSTLGGFKLTPSANTQSSAATTNVSPSTSGATAKSTSPLVGIKLTPQKATLNFANTNIAAPTFNFNATSTATTEGTKSVAGTIATGIGAVPQLQGFSFGAPIKSTTSSDTATNATLTTTAPTSTSVVMTTATITKLDSIDGFKFGATKNPELSTGAPTVTAPTAFASFAATVASTSSQGSTEAPKQIFTFGTAPTSTPAGIVKPTFNFGGSATPAVTTTVASNTFTFGAAAKTTTATSASAPPTAGQVTTAAPQTLSLFGGGATNNAFTAPTSSATKPIAFGAASMTTQTTTAAATNSTFSFGSVATATTNSGTLAGAATNLFSFGGQKSTTATSTATATIATPFSFSAGTQNTPTTVNTTNANTNKPVFSFGGVGESGVNPLGGATKTNSSSGNLFAFGSAPAASDSKLFGNNSAGTNSLQAAAPTTTQPGTFTFGAVAGQGATPAFGASVTSSTPAFGASVTSSTPTFGVTSISSTTPFSFAANNAQKSASAPSAGPTTAAPAGGFSFGTATTGAATSSNTPSSNIFGSATAALPNQTAPASNTGMAKPAFNFGGTSTNITDASKSIFGGATTNAGSTTSGNNTFSALAAASSNQTNKSFSFGASTAISNNAAPNPFAAATSKPAAGGFSFSATTAANKAVVSPPTLASNATQFAFGGTANSGSAASTSAAPFSFGSTNSDATTNKTFTFGSSGNIPAALGANASSIFGGAAQGVGNSQQTPAPAFSFSAGTSTAATPAAGAAPSAVANIFAAPGGISSGAAERPIRRATRRLQKT